One region of Thermoflexus sp. genomic DNA includes:
- a CDS encoding DNA double-strand break repair nuclease NurA: MLDWREVRRHVQEMADYARDRLRMHPPTLRYALSLLHRFSDDLERLQRMAREAMRVGWRGAIPWGEPLAARFPLPAEQPQARVIAADGSQIYPDRHGTIPYFVLNIGLIEMRHGSGAPPHTWHHLVFWYREEELFTEDGEMRALNDLEAERDIQELEQLAAAMARRADDAFGPPVGLADGLLLPWALARGEPFAAVSAERYRELFRRAIGALESAKETGGAIAGYVDRPTGHAVLRLLALGLLDPDEISREKVADYPFGQLRDRALFAELLKPGERSALFAPTWPINDHLDREGHRLLFFYLNVGTEGRPHLARVEIPEWVARDRARLDRLHRAIWDQCRILAEAPYPYLLTRAHELARIRPDERKQLEGMIQEALLRRGLHVSISAKARQKEWLGG; encoded by the coding sequence ATGCTGGACTGGCGGGAGGTAAGACGGCACGTGCAGGAGATGGCGGATTACGCCCGGGATCGCTTGCGGATGCATCCTCCGACGCTCCGATACGCCCTGAGCCTGCTCCATCGATTCTCTGACGATCTGGAGCGCCTGCAGCGGATGGCTCGGGAGGCCATGCGGGTTGGATGGCGCGGGGCGATCCCCTGGGGGGAGCCTCTCGCCGCCCGATTCCCTCTCCCCGCCGAACAGCCCCAGGCGCGGGTCATCGCGGCCGACGGCTCTCAGATCTATCCGGATCGCCACGGGACCATTCCCTATTTTGTTCTGAACATCGGTTTGATCGAGATGCGCCACGGCTCGGGCGCCCCCCCTCACACATGGCACCATCTCGTGTTCTGGTATCGAGAGGAAGAGCTTTTCACCGAGGACGGGGAGATGCGCGCCCTGAACGACCTGGAGGCCGAGCGAGACATCCAAGAGCTGGAGCAGCTGGCGGCGGCGATGGCCCGGCGGGCCGATGACGCCTTCGGCCCGCCGGTGGGGCTGGCGGACGGCCTGCTGCTTCCCTGGGCCCTGGCCCGGGGCGAACCCTTCGCGGCGGTCTCGGCGGAACGATATCGAGAGCTCTTCCGACGCGCCATTGGAGCCCTGGAATCCGCAAAGGAGACGGGGGGTGCCATCGCGGGATACGTGGATCGGCCCACGGGCCACGCGGTGCTGCGCTTGCTGGCCCTGGGGCTCCTGGATCCGGATGAGATCTCCCGGGAGAAGGTTGCCGACTACCCGTTTGGACAGTTGCGAGATCGGGCCCTCTTTGCCGAGCTGCTGAAGCCTGGCGAGCGCTCGGCCCTCTTCGCCCCAACATGGCCGATCAACGATCACCTGGATCGCGAAGGGCACCGCCTTCTGTTCTTCTATCTCAATGTGGGGACGGAAGGCCGCCCCCATCTCGCCCGCGTGGAAATCCCGGAGTGGGTGGCCCGGGATCGGGCCCGCCTGGATCGGCTCCATCGGGCGATCTGGGACCAGTGTCGCATCCTGGCGGAAGCCCCGTATCCGTATCTGCTCACCCGGGCCCATGAGCTGGCCCGCATCCGCCCGGACGAGCGAAAGCAACTGGAAGGGATGATCCAGGAGGCCCTCCTCCGGCGCGGCCTTCACGTCTCGATCTCCGCCAAGGCCCGTCAAAAGGAGTGGCTGGGCGGATAA
- the rho gene encoding transcription termination factor Rho has protein sequence MEQAQVQVPILDFDYIHLESKTLDELRELARALKIPSYSRLKKQDLIMRLLQAKAEQQGYAFGGGTLEIVEDDALGTIGFLRVNPNFLPSPQDIYVSQSQIRRFGLRRGDFVVGQIRPPKETEKYFSLLRVEAVNGLDPEQARLRPRFEELTPIFPNELFDLETDPKNLTTRLINLVAPIGRGQRGLIVSPPKAGKTTVLKHIANAISTRYRDVHLMVVLVGERPEEVTDMDRSVEAEVVHSTFDEPPENHIKVAELALERAKRMVEGGKHVVILLDSITRLTRAYNLVVEPSGRTWTGGLDPAALYPPKRFFGAARNIENGGSLTILATCLIDTGSRMDDVIYEEFKGTGNWELHLSRKLAERRIFPAIDIERSGTRREELLLDPDTLEKVWLMRRMIARMMTPPPDGGGYDLTQVMESLLNALAKTRNNAEFLARIKKGDWS, from the coding sequence ATGGAACAGGCACAGGTTCAGGTTCCTATCCTGGATTTCGATTACATTCATCTGGAATCCAAAACCCTGGATGAGCTCCGGGAACTGGCCCGGGCGCTGAAGATCCCCAGCTATAGCCGCCTGAAAAAGCAGGACCTGATTATGCGGCTCCTCCAGGCGAAGGCGGAGCAGCAGGGTTACGCCTTCGGTGGGGGGACGCTGGAGATCGTGGAGGATGATGCCCTGGGCACGATCGGGTTTCTCCGGGTGAACCCGAATTTCCTCCCCAGCCCTCAGGATATCTATGTCAGCCAGTCCCAGATCCGCCGTTTCGGCCTGCGCCGGGGCGATTTCGTCGTCGGCCAGATCCGGCCGCCGAAGGAGACGGAGAAATACTTCAGCCTCCTGCGGGTGGAAGCGGTCAACGGCCTGGACCCCGAGCAGGCTCGTCTGCGGCCGCGGTTTGAGGAGCTCACCCCGATCTTCCCGAATGAGCTCTTCGATCTGGAGACGGATCCCAAGAACCTCACCACCCGTTTGATCAACCTGGTGGCGCCGATCGGCCGGGGGCAGCGGGGCCTGATCGTCTCACCGCCCAAGGCGGGCAAGACCACCGTCCTCAAGCACATCGCCAACGCGATCTCCACCCGTTACCGGGATGTCCATCTCATGGTCGTGCTGGTGGGCGAGCGGCCGGAGGAGGTCACCGACATGGATCGCTCGGTGGAGGCCGAGGTGGTCCACAGCACCTTCGATGAGCCCCCGGAGAACCACATCAAGGTGGCGGAGCTCGCCCTGGAGCGGGCCAAGCGGATGGTGGAAGGGGGAAAGCATGTGGTCATCCTCCTGGATTCCATCACCCGGCTCACCCGGGCGTATAACCTGGTGGTGGAACCCAGCGGCCGCACCTGGACCGGCGGTCTGGATCCCGCGGCCCTGTATCCGCCCAAGCGCTTCTTCGGGGCGGCCCGGAACATCGAGAATGGCGGCTCGCTGACCATCCTGGCCACCTGTCTGATTGATACAGGGAGCCGGATGGATGATGTGATCTATGAGGAGTTCAAGGGGACCGGCAACTGGGAGCTGCATCTCTCCCGGAAGCTGGCCGAACGCCGGATCTTCCCGGCGATCGACATCGAACGCTCGGGGACGCGGCGGGAGGAGCTCCTGCTGGATCCGGATACGCTGGAGAAGGTGTGGCTGATGCGGCGGATGATCGCCCGGATGATGACCCCGCCGCCCGATGGAGGCGGCTACGACCTGACCCAGGTGATGGAGTCCCTCCTCAACGCCCTGGCGAAAACCCGCAACAACGCGGAGTTCCTCGCCCGCATCAAGAAGGGAGACTGGAGCTGA
- a CDS encoding thiolase family protein produces MREVVIVAAVRTPIGKYGGILKDVRPDDLAALVIREVVRRAGIDPGMVDEVYMGCANQAGEDNRNVARMALLLAGFPEHVAGVTVNRLCASGLTAVNLAARTIRCGEADVIVAGGVESMTRAPWVMPKAAVPFPRGNFTVYDTALGWRFPNPRMEAMFPLESMGETAENIAAEHPEITREEQDRFALLSHQRAVEAIRSGKFREEIVPVVIERPGQPPLVIDTDEGPRYRVENGEIVLDTDLERLSRLPPVFRKGGTVTAGNASGLSDGAAALLLMSAEKARALGLQPMARWVASAAVGVNPRVMGYGPVPATRRVLERAGLTLDQIDLVEINEAFAIQTLACIKLLGLDLNKVNVNGGAIALGHPLGCSGARILTTLLYEMRRRKARYGLAALCVGVGQGEATIVERLPS; encoded by the coding sequence ATGCGGGAGGTGGTGATCGTTGCCGCCGTGCGCACCCCCATAGGCAAATACGGAGGGATCTTAAAAGACGTGCGTCCCGATGATCTGGCCGCGCTGGTCATCCGCGAGGTGGTGCGCCGCGCCGGCATCGACCCGGGGATGGTGGACGAAGTCTATATGGGCTGCGCCAACCAGGCCGGGGAGGACAACCGGAATGTCGCCCGGATGGCCCTGTTGCTGGCGGGCTTCCCGGAGCACGTCGCCGGAGTGACGGTGAACCGCCTTTGCGCCTCCGGGCTGACCGCCGTGAACCTGGCCGCGCGGACCATCCGGTGCGGCGAGGCGGATGTGATCGTGGCGGGAGGGGTGGAGAGCATGACCCGAGCGCCCTGGGTCATGCCCAAGGCGGCGGTCCCATTCCCCCGGGGCAACTTCACGGTCTACGATACGGCGCTGGGATGGCGGTTCCCGAACCCGCGGATGGAGGCCATGTTCCCCCTGGAATCCATGGGGGAGACGGCGGAGAACATCGCGGCGGAGCACCCCGAGATCACCCGCGAGGAGCAGGACCGCTTCGCCCTCCTCTCCCATCAGCGCGCGGTGGAAGCCATTCGCTCCGGGAAATTCAGGGAGGAGATCGTCCCCGTGGTCATTGAACGGCCGGGTCAGCCCCCGCTGGTCATCGACACCGACGAAGGGCCGCGCTACCGGGTGGAGAACGGGGAGATCGTTCTGGATACGGATCTGGAGCGTCTCTCCCGGCTGCCCCCGGTGTTCCGGAAAGGGGGGACGGTGACCGCGGGGAACGCCTCGGGGCTGAGCGATGGAGCCGCGGCGTTGCTCCTGATGAGCGCCGAAAAGGCGCGGGCGCTGGGCCTGCAGCCTATGGCCCGATGGGTGGCCTCCGCCGCCGTGGGGGTGAACCCGCGGGTGATGGGCTACGGTCCGGTCCCGGCCACCCGCAGGGTCCTGGAGCGGGCCGGGCTGACTCTGGATCAGATCGACCTGGTGGAGATCAACGAGGCCTTCGCCATCCAGACCCTGGCCTGCATCAAGCTGCTAGGGCTGGATCTCAACAAGGTGAACGTCAACGGGGGGGCCATCGCCCTGGGGCATCCCCTGGGTTGCAGCGGGGCCCGCATCCTCACCACCCTGCTTTACGAGATGCGCCGGCGGAAGGCGCGCTACGGATTGGCTGCCCTCTGCGTGGGCGTGGGTCAGGGGGAGGCCACCATCGTGGAGAGGCTGCCGTCCTGA
- the rpmF gene encoding 50S ribosomal protein L32, whose protein sequence is MGALPKRRVTRTRRGMRRAHDALQRPNLVPCPRCKNRILPHHVCPYCGTYRGVQVLEVEGRA, encoded by the coding sequence ATGGGTGCATTGCCGAAGCGCCGGGTGACCCGGACGCGACGGGGGATGCGCCGGGCGCATGATGCGCTGCAGCGCCCGAATCTGGTGCCATGCCCCCGCTGCAAGAACCGGATCCTCCCCCATCACGTCTGCCCATATTGCGGGACTTACCGGGGCGTGCAGGTTCTGGAAGTGGAAGGGCGCGCGTGA
- a CDS encoding alpha-amylase family glycosyl hydrolase, translated as MFLLGLMALACQPVSRPSPTAPLSPFPSPKATAAPDPSWFRDAVLYLIFVRSFADHDGDGIGDLRGIIDRLDYLQGLGVTAIWLMPIYPSPSDHGYDVMEHFDVRPEYGTITDLRALVEAAHARGMRVLLDFVPSHLSSQHPLFRDAFGRPDSPYSGWFLWLNEAHTQYLAFDGVTSMPRFNHRNPEVVRYLTRVARFWLEQGVDGFRVDNATFPPKAFFSELRTAVRAIRPDALLLGEVWQRDVPALSEYFDRFDALFDFPLYHVLMGSPDRNGDGLLAGQGPPALLSDLFEEEAARFPPTGMAVRFLSNHDTNRLATKLGGDPDRLRLAAALWSALPGPLQLYYGEEIGMRGQKGGPPAWDNYRREPMDWYAAGEGPGQTTWFRPPDRWNRPDDGISVEEEEKDPASLLNTYRRLLRLRATTPALREGDFALLPLEAPAPGPWGFVRRAGDQTVVAIFNFAQEPLPATILAFPFTAPALRDLWSGQVFPSAQAGQPYTVTLPGAGAMLLAAP; from the coding sequence GTGTTTCTTCTGGGGCTGATGGCCCTCGCCTGTCAGCCTGTTTCACGGCCATCTCCCACCGCCCCTCTTTCCCCTTTCCCAAGCCCAAAGGCGACAGCCGCGCCTGACCCATCGTGGTTCCGGGACGCTGTGCTGTATCTCATCTTCGTCCGTTCCTTCGCCGATCATGATGGGGACGGCATCGGGGACCTCCGGGGAATCATCGACCGACTGGATTACCTGCAGGGATTAGGGGTCACCGCGATCTGGTTGATGCCCATCTATCCTTCCCCTTCTGATCACGGCTATGACGTGATGGAGCACTTCGACGTCCGTCCGGAATATGGGACGATCACGGACCTTCGGGCCCTCGTCGAGGCTGCCCATGCCCGGGGAATGCGGGTGCTCCTGGATTTCGTCCCCTCTCATCTCTCCAGTCAGCACCCTCTTTTCCGCGATGCCTTCGGCCGGCCGGACTCCCCTTATAGCGGCTGGTTTCTCTGGCTCAACGAGGCCCACACTCAGTATCTCGCCTTTGACGGCGTGACCAGCATGCCGCGATTCAACCACCGCAACCCGGAGGTAGTGCGCTACCTCACCCGTGTCGCCCGCTTCTGGCTGGAGCAGGGTGTGGACGGCTTTCGGGTCGACAACGCCACCTTCCCCCCCAAGGCGTTCTTCAGTGAGCTGCGCACTGCAGTCCGAGCCATCCGTCCGGATGCCCTGCTTCTGGGGGAGGTATGGCAGCGGGACGTCCCGGCTCTGAGCGAATATTTTGATCGCTTCGATGCCCTTTTCGATTTCCCTCTTTACCATGTGCTGATGGGGAGCCCGGACCGCAACGGCGACGGTTTGCTGGCCGGCCAGGGCCCTCCGGCCCTTCTCTCCGACCTCTTTGAAGAGGAGGCCGCGCGCTTCCCACCCACGGGGATGGCCGTGCGCTTCCTCTCCAACCACGACACCAACCGGCTGGCCACGAAGCTGGGGGGAGATCCAGATCGCCTGCGGCTGGCAGCTGCCCTGTGGAGCGCTCTGCCAGGGCCGCTCCAGCTCTACTATGGGGAGGAGATCGGCATGCGGGGGCAGAAGGGGGGTCCGCCAGCATGGGACAACTACCGCCGGGAGCCGATGGACTGGTATGCTGCGGGAGAGGGACCCGGGCAGACCACCTGGTTCCGACCCCCCGACCGTTGGAACCGTCCGGACGATGGGATCTCGGTAGAGGAGGAGGAGAAGGACCCCGCCTCGCTGCTGAACACCTACCGCCGACTCCTTCGCCTGCGGGCGACGACGCCGGCGCTGCGGGAAGGGGATTTCGCACTGCTCCCCCTGGAGGCACCGGCGCCGGGGCCGTGGGGGTTCGTGCGACGAGCGGGGGATCAGACGGTGGTCGCTATTTTCAACTTCGCCCAAGAACCCCTTCCGGCAACGATCCTCGCCTTCCCCTTCACGGCCCCGGCCCTGCGGGATCTGTGGAGCGGGCAGGTCTTCCCCAGTGCCCAGGCCGGACAGCCCTATACCGTGACGCTGCCCGGTGCGGGTGCCATGCTCTTAGCCGCCCCCTGA
- a CDS encoding ATP-binding protein translates to MASERAATRGTWSAPPAMEARRLGRVIGGSLAEGLVVKLDPRIAIEGLAVGRYVVIYGYRRRFFGMITDIRLDSVNPDLARMPPDPEDPLIREMVAGIGVFGQIHVQPMLVLEENDPLPRPVKTVPAHFSPVYEATEEEVHAIFRPRVKGREERYFVIGEPLDMPGVRIPLNLDRFVERSSGVFGKSGTGKTFLTRLLLAGVIYHNTSVALIFDMHNEYGWSAPGEGGHVPGLKQLPGCFSRVAIATLDEESSRRRSSRYDLVVRIGYDQIEPEDVELLRGVIGLSEVQIGALYMLRRRLGRDWLRILLEEDREFAGENENEEETETDPLADLVERDLITSSTLGALQRKLGLFHRFRFLVPQASEDAAQAILSRVLEGQSVVLEFGRYGNDMAAYVLVANYLTRRIHAEYVRRKEAALGDSSREPPHLVIVVEEAHKFLQPGIAEHTVFGTIARELRKYNVTLLIVDQRPSQIDSEVLSQIGTRVLCLLDHEEDVRAALSGISGASRLREVLARLETKQQALLLGHAVPMPVVVRTRDYDASFLEELARGEKEEFADLAEKYLRLTRDDD, encoded by the coding sequence ATGGCTTCGGAACGAGCAGCGACGCGGGGAACATGGTCCGCTCCGCCCGCGATGGAGGCGCGCCGGCTGGGGCGGGTGATCGGCGGTTCCCTCGCCGAGGGATTAGTGGTCAAGCTGGATCCTCGCATCGCCATCGAGGGTCTGGCGGTGGGCCGCTACGTGGTGATCTACGGATACCGGCGGCGCTTCTTCGGGATGATCACCGATATCCGGCTGGACAGCGTCAACCCGGACCTCGCCCGCATGCCTCCGGATCCGGAGGACCCGCTGATCCGGGAGATGGTGGCCGGCATTGGGGTCTTCGGCCAGATCCACGTCCAGCCGATGCTGGTTCTGGAGGAGAACGATCCCCTTCCGCGGCCCGTTAAAACCGTTCCCGCGCATTTCTCTCCGGTCTACGAGGCCACTGAGGAAGAAGTCCACGCCATCTTCCGGCCCCGGGTGAAGGGACGGGAGGAGCGGTATTTCGTGATCGGGGAGCCCCTGGATATGCCGGGGGTGCGGATCCCCCTCAACCTGGATCGTTTCGTCGAGCGCTCGAGTGGCGTGTTCGGGAAGAGCGGGACAGGGAAGACTTTCCTTACCCGGCTGTTGCTGGCCGGGGTGATCTACCATAATACCTCTGTGGCCCTGATCTTCGACATGCACAACGAATACGGATGGAGCGCCCCGGGGGAGGGAGGCCATGTCCCGGGCCTGAAGCAATTGCCCGGGTGCTTTTCCCGGGTGGCCATCGCCACCCTGGACGAGGAGTCCTCCCGGCGACGGAGCAGCCGGTATGACCTCGTCGTTCGCATCGGCTATGACCAGATCGAACCGGAGGATGTCGAGCTCCTGCGCGGCGTCATCGGCCTGAGCGAGGTCCAGATCGGCGCCCTTTACATGCTGCGGCGCCGGCTGGGCCGGGACTGGCTGCGGATCCTGCTGGAGGAGGATCGAGAGTTCGCCGGGGAGAACGAAAACGAAGAGGAAACGGAGACCGATCCCCTGGCGGATCTGGTGGAGCGGGATCTGATCACCAGCAGCACCCTGGGCGCCCTCCAGCGCAAGCTGGGCCTCTTTCATCGGTTCCGGTTTCTGGTCCCCCAGGCCTCTGAGGACGCTGCCCAGGCGATCCTCTCCCGGGTTCTCGAGGGTCAGAGCGTGGTGCTCGAATTCGGGCGCTATGGGAACGATATGGCGGCCTACGTGCTGGTGGCCAACTACCTGACCCGTCGCATCCACGCGGAATACGTCCGCCGCAAGGAGGCCGCCCTGGGGGATTCCAGCCGGGAGCCGCCGCATCTGGTGATCGTCGTCGAGGAGGCGCACAAGTTCCTGCAGCCCGGCATCGCGGAGCACACCGTGTTCGGGACCATCGCCCGGGAATTGCGCAAGTATAACGTCACCTTGCTGATTGTCGACCAGCGGCCCAGCCAGATCGACAGCGAGGTGCTCTCCCAGATCGGCACGCGGGTGCTGTGCCTGCTGGACCATGAGGAAGATGTGCGCGCCGCCCTTTCCGGGATCTCCGGCGCCTCCCGGCTGCGCGAGGTGCTGGCCCGCCTGGAGACCAAACAGCAGGCCCTGCTGCTGGGCCACGCGGTGCCCATGCCGGTGGTGGTGCGGACCCGTGATTATGACGCCTCGTTCCTGGAGGAACTGGCGCGTGGAGAGAAGGAGGAGTTCGCGGACCTGGCCGAGAAGTATCTCCGCCTCACGCGGGATGACGACTGA